The nucleotide sequence ACTGCTATATCCCTTGCTTCATCAGTCACAAACGACCCATCTCTCTTCTTATGAGTTTCTATGTACATTTCTCCACGGCTAATTTTTCGACCAGTTTCTAAAAACTATacaaaagaatataaaaaaaaagttaaagagCATATCTTAATGtagtaaaaacaaaaaatgatTGATGGTTCATACTATTTCATGTCTTTTCCTTGAGATGGGTTTCGAGCCACCAGTATGGGGAATTGTTTGCTTCTTGCGGGCTTCCTTATTTCTCCTACACATCtcctataaaaaaagaaaaatgaagattAGAAAAGTGATTAcgtattaatattatattttgaaaattttagcaTGTTACCATTGTAGAAGGTAGAAATCGATACTGAACAAAGGATGCCCATTGATCTCTGTCGATGCCGACTGGGACATTATCAATGAGTGCTTGTCTACTCATGCATGGATCATAGAACTCTTTCCATAACTTAATTCTATGTTGTGACCACTTTTTTGCAAGGCTCAATTTGCAATATCGCTTTGCAATGCCCTCAGAAATTTTGAAATGAAATTTTGGCTATAAAAAAGAATCATACATAAATAACAAGATATCATTAACAATAGAAAATTTTAATAGGAATTTAGTAAAACTAATTATTTCAAATATATACCTTCAGCAAGTTACTAAAACACTCTTCAAATCTAGATCGAGGTATGCCTAAAGGTCCTGACCACTTTGAGAAATTGATTGGAAATAACTTACAATCAACTGCCAATGTCCCTAGATATCCAGCAAGCAAACCTTGGGCTTCTCCAATAGCTTGTTGATCTTCAAAGTTCACAACAACTTGCTCATCTCTAGATAAGTTATCCATTTCTTTAACTTTTAGCCTTCTAGTCTTAATAGTTCCATCTGTGCCTTTATTTCCAAAGttttaaactaaattaaaaatttaaacacaaagtatttgcatataaaattaattatatgtaagtacatatttacttttaaaatagaatttttaaacaTTTTACAATTAAaagcttttaaattttaaacaattATGAAGAATTCACATGTAACACAAAGGACAACACAAATCACAGAATAAAATTTCACTCCTAGACACTAGGATCAAGAAAGAAACAGATCACTTGAGTAAAAGAAGACTAAGTTTGCAACAGAACATTTGTTAGGTAcccctaaaaaaaataaaaacgaactcTCCAAGAATCAAGAATATTTCGCAGTTCATATGAGTACAccttaagaaaaaatgaaaattttcaaattcatcaacaactcGTGTAAATCATATGGGCACCACTGTTCAGCTGTGGATTAGAtcctaaaaataaacaaattgaaAACTATATATCACtgaataaaaatacataaataaattatttaaaaaatcatcTTTACATCAAGGAAAAAATGGAACCATGGACAACGACAAATGCAACTCGTCAGAATCTAGAAAACCCTCAATCAAAATCTCAATTAATAAAGAATAAAGGCAAAACTTGATAAATAAGAAAACAAGGAATCTGATCTATGTACACCACCAGTTTTAAAAGAGACAAGAATGTTAGAAAGCATGGTGCATCTAGATATAATCACAGAAAGAAGAATACCATGAAAAGAAGAGAAACAAACATTCAGAATCCAAATTCAAAATTGCAAATCAATGAAACAAATTGAGCCACTGCCGATTGATCCCACTAGGTGGTAGAGCAATACTAC is from Arachis ipaensis cultivar K30076 chromosome B01, Araip1.1, whole genome shotgun sequence and encodes:
- the LOC110262465 gene encoding uncharacterized protein LOC110262465, producing the protein MPKCKRFTNPLRSAPLPENGFDQSNDEVFHNSPTDISPPNHDSPPNHDSAIQSNPNSNMDHSLPNQGSQEHTRPFGGRQSSEYWTVETVGTDGTIKTRRLKVKEMDNLSRDEQVVVNFEDQQAIGEAQGLLAGYLGTLAVDCKLFPINFSKWSGPLGIPRSRFEECFSNLLKPKFHFKISEGIAKRYCKLSLAKKWSQHRIKLWKEFYDPCMSRQALIDNVPVGIDRDQWASFVQYRFLPSTMEMCRRNKEARKKQTIPHTGGSKPISRKRHEIFLETGRKISRGEMYIETHKKRDGSFVTDEARDIAVSCTFWSILVQSVTSKSAKP